A genomic segment from Frateuria edaphi encodes:
- a CDS encoding phosphoadenylyl-sulfate reductase yields MNAAMLRQAVGEPQALADINAHLAGLDAEARVAWALEHVSGEHVLSSSFGAQAAVSLHMVTRQRPWIPVVLIDTGYLFPETYRFVDELTGRLELDLRVYRATLSPAWMEARHGRLWEQGVAGIDRYNQMRKVEPMQRALAELGAAGWFAGLRRSQASTRAGVEFAEHRNGRWKFHPLADWTDRDVGLYLKRHDLPYHPLWEQGYTSIGDVHTSHRWEPGMDPEDTRFFGLKRECGLHNIL; encoded by the coding sequence ATGAACGCGGCGATGCTTCGCCAGGCCGTTGGCGAGCCGCAGGCGCTGGCCGACATCAACGCCCATCTGGCCGGGCTCGATGCCGAGGCGCGCGTGGCCTGGGCGCTGGAACATGTGTCAGGCGAGCACGTGTTGTCCTCCAGCTTCGGCGCGCAGGCGGCGGTGTCGCTGCACATGGTCACGCGGCAACGGCCATGGATCCCGGTGGTCCTGATCGATACCGGCTATCTGTTTCCCGAAACCTACCGCTTCGTCGACGAACTCACCGGGCGGCTCGAGCTCGACCTCAGGGTCTACCGCGCCACGCTGAGCCCGGCCTGGATGGAGGCCCGCCATGGCCGACTGTGGGAGCAGGGCGTGGCCGGCATCGATCGCTACAACCAGATGCGCAAGGTCGAACCGATGCAGCGCGCGCTGGCGGAACTGGGCGCGGCCGGCTGGTTCGCCGGCCTGCGCCGCAGCCAGGCGAGCACGCGCGCCGGCGTGGAGTTCGCCGAACACCGCAACGGCCGCTGGAAATTCCACCCGCTGGCCGACTGGACCGACCGCGACGTCGGCCTCTACCTCAAGCGCCACGATCTTCCCTACCACCCGCTGTGGGAACAGGGCTACACCTCGATCGGCGACGTGCACACCAGTCACCGCTGGGAGCCGGGCATGGACCCGGAGGACACGCGCTTCTTCGGGCTCAAGCGTGAATGCGGCCTGCACAACATCCTTTGA
- a CDS encoding SDR family oxidoreductase translates to MSTQQQKVALVTGASRGIGAAIAERLARDGFRVVVNYAGDAAPAEALVRSIEQAGGKAVAAQADVGDATAVRRLFDAAEAAFGGVDVLVNNAGIMNLAPIAETDDASFDRHIAVNLRGTFNTLREAARRMHEGGRIINLSSSTVGLLMPSYGVYAATKAAVEAMTGVLAKELRGRGITVNAVAPGPTATRLFLDGKSPELVDHLAKLAPLERLGQPEDIAAVVAFLAGPDGGWINGQTLRANGGIV, encoded by the coding sequence ATGAGCACACAGCAACAGAAGGTCGCCCTGGTCACGGGCGCATCCCGCGGCATCGGCGCCGCGATCGCCGAGCGCCTCGCACGAGACGGTTTCAGGGTGGTGGTCAACTACGCCGGCGACGCCGCGCCGGCGGAGGCATTGGTGCGCAGCATCGAGCAGGCCGGCGGCAAGGCGGTGGCTGCCCAGGCGGACGTCGGCGATGCCACCGCGGTGCGCCGCCTCTTCGACGCCGCCGAGGCCGCGTTCGGCGGCGTGGACGTGCTGGTCAACAACGCCGGCATCATGAACCTCGCCCCGATCGCCGAGACAGACGACGCCAGCTTCGACCGCCACATCGCGGTCAACCTGCGTGGCACCTTCAACACCCTGCGCGAGGCGGCCCGGCGCATGCATGAGGGCGGCCGCATCATCAACCTGTCCTCCAGCACGGTCGGCCTGCTGATGCCCAGCTACGGGGTCTACGCCGCGACCAAGGCCGCGGTGGAGGCCATGACAGGCGTGCTGGCGAAGGAACTGCGCGGGCGCGGCATCACGGTCAACGCGGTGGCGCCCGGCCCGACCGCTACGCGGCTGTTCCTCGACGGCAAGTCGCCCGAACTCGTCGACCACCTTGCCAAGCTCGCGCCGCTGGAACGCCTGGGCCAGCCGGAGGACATCGCCGCCGTGGTCGCGTTCCTGGCCGGTCCCGATGGTGGCTGGATCAACGGCCAGACGCTTCGCGCCAACGGCGGCATCGTCTGA
- the cysK gene encoding cysteine synthase A translates to MIYNSILDTIGNTPIVKLHRLAPKNVELYVKVEAFNPAGSVKDRLALAIILDAEQRGTLKPGQTVIEATSGNTGVALAAVCAARGYPFVAVMTETFSIERRKLIRAYGGKVVLTPAAARGTGMVEKAAELAKKYGWFLASQFENPANPAYHRSTTAAEILRDFAGRRLDYFVTGWGTGGTLTGVGEVLKVARPEVKIIASEPAGAALLSGKEWQPHKIQGWTPDFVPGVLNREVVDEILPVDDTVARDTSRKLAEQEGIFVGLSSGATLAAALQAAKGAPEGSVLLAMLPDTGERYLSTFLFEGVNEGSDEVEAAGSSLAAKATAA, encoded by the coding sequence ATGATCTACAACAGCATCCTGGACACCATCGGCAACACGCCGATCGTCAAGCTGCACCGGCTCGCGCCGAAGAACGTCGAGCTCTACGTGAAGGTGGAGGCCTTCAATCCGGCCGGTTCGGTGAAGGATCGCCTGGCGCTGGCGATCATCCTGGATGCCGAGCAGCGCGGCACGCTCAAGCCCGGCCAGACCGTCATCGAAGCGACCTCCGGCAACACCGGCGTGGCGCTGGCGGCGGTGTGCGCGGCGCGCGGCTATCCGTTCGTGGCGGTGATGACCGAAACCTTTTCGATCGAGCGTCGCAAGCTGATCCGCGCCTACGGCGGCAAGGTCGTGCTGACGCCCGCGGCGGCCCGTGGCACCGGCATGGTCGAAAAGGCCGCCGAGCTCGCGAAGAAGTACGGCTGGTTCCTTGCCAGCCAGTTCGAGAACCCGGCCAACCCGGCCTACCACCGCAGCACGACCGCGGCCGAGATCCTGCGCGACTTCGCCGGCCGCCGGCTCGATTACTTCGTGACCGGATGGGGCACCGGCGGCACGCTGACCGGCGTCGGCGAAGTGCTCAAGGTCGCGCGGCCGGAAGTGAAGATCATCGCCAGCGAGCCGGCTGGAGCGGCCTTGCTGTCGGGCAAGGAATGGCAGCCGCACAAGATCCAGGGCTGGACGCCCGACTTCGTCCCGGGCGTGCTCAATCGCGAAGTGGTCGATGAGATCCTGCCGGTGGACGACACGGTCGCCCGAGACACCTCGCGCAAGCTGGCGGAGCAGGAAGGCATCTTCGTGGGCCTCTCCTCCGGCGCCACGCTGGCGGCGGCGCTGCAGGCGGCCAAGGGCGCGCCGGAAGGCTCGGTGCTGCTGGCGATGCTGCCGGACACCGGCGAGCGTTACCTGTCGACGTTTCTGTTCGAGGGCGTCAACGAGGGCTCCGATGAAGTGGAGGCGGCGGGGTCGTCGCTGGCCGCCAAGGCCACTGCGGCCTGA
- the sat gene encoding sulfate adenylyltransferase, with the protein MNVTALAADTAATDRLIAPHGGVLKDLYLPSAEAEALGARIGDWPSLVLNTRQLCDLELLLSGAFSPLEGFLGRNDYNGVVQDMRLGDGTLWPMPITLDVDEAFSAKLSIGSEVVLRDEEGMPLAVLEVQDIYWPDRLHEALRVFGTSDRTHPGVAELFDRTGPVYLGGRVRGLQPPAHPDFAELRDTPRALRAWFEANGWSRIVAFQTRNPMHRAHRELTLRAAEQVGARLLIQPSVGRTKPDDVDYSTRVRCYRALLSHYPEGQARLSLLPLAMRMGGPREAMWHAIIRKNYGASHFIVGRDHAGPGKDASGKPFYGPYEAQQLLEQHQAELGIRIVPFPAMVYAVNRDAYIPATEVQPADEVRDISGTELRRRLREGSEIPDWFSFPDVVKILRERHPPPSP; encoded by the coding sequence ATGAACGTGACTGCGCTCGCTGCCGATACGGCCGCCACCGACCGCTTGATCGCCCCGCACGGCGGCGTGCTCAAAGACCTGTACCTGCCGTCGGCGGAAGCCGAGGCGCTCGGCGCGCGCATTGGCGACTGGCCGTCGCTGGTGCTCAACACGCGCCAGCTGTGCGACCTGGAACTGCTGCTTTCGGGCGCGTTCTCGCCGCTGGAGGGTTTTCTCGGCCGCAACGACTACAACGGCGTGGTGCAGGACATGCGCCTGGGCGACGGCACGCTATGGCCGATGCCGATCACGCTGGACGTGGACGAGGCCTTCTCGGCCAAATTGTCCATCGGTAGCGAGGTGGTGCTGCGCGACGAGGAGGGCATGCCGCTGGCGGTTCTCGAGGTTCAGGACATTTACTGGCCAGACCGGCTCCACGAGGCGCTGCGCGTGTTCGGCACCAGCGACCGCACGCACCCTGGCGTGGCCGAACTGTTCGATCGGACCGGACCGGTGTATCTGGGTGGCCGCGTGCGTGGCCTGCAGCCGCCCGCGCACCCGGATTTCGCAGAGTTGCGCGATACGCCGCGCGCGCTGCGCGCCTGGTTCGAAGCCAATGGTTGGAGCCGCATCGTCGCCTTCCAGACGCGCAACCCCATGCACCGCGCGCACCGCGAACTGACGCTGCGCGCGGCCGAGCAGGTCGGCGCCAGGCTGCTGATCCAGCCCTCGGTCGGGCGCACCAAGCCCGATGACGTCGACTACTCCACCCGCGTGCGCTGCTACCGCGCGCTGCTCTCGCACTACCCGGAGGGCCAGGCCAGGTTGTCGTTGCTGCCGCTGGCCATGCGCATGGGCGGGCCGCGCGAGGCGATGTGGCACGCGATCATCCGCAAGAACTATGGCGCCAGCCATTTCATCGTGGGGCGCGACCACGCCGGTCCGGGCAAGGACGCCAGCGGCAAGCCGTTCTATGGCCCATACGAGGCGCAGCAGCTCCTGGAGCAACACCAGGCGGAGCTCGGCATCCGGATCGTGCCATTCCCGGCCATGGTCTACGCGGTCAACCGCGATGCCTACATCCCGGCTACCGAAGTGCAGCCCGCGGACGAGGTGCGCGACATCTCCGGTACCGAACTGCGTCGGCGCCTGCGCGAAGGCAGCGAGATCCCCGACTGGTTCTCCTTCCCCGACGTGGTGAAGATCCTGCGCGAACGGCATCCACCTCCCTCCCCGTAA
- a CDS encoding winged helix-turn-helix transcriptional regulator — protein sequence MGLPVRKSKVAAPPPACPLTESLTLLRGAWAPNVIWYLSAEPRRFGELRHDIPRISARVLSARLRELESRGLVTRRVLDTSPPSAEYALTPLGRELLPAIEALAHVGRKLIDQWELGAHSVKARGRRAA from the coding sequence ATGGGCCTGCCCGTACGCAAGAGCAAAGTCGCCGCGCCGCCGCCGGCGTGCCCGCTGACCGAGAGCCTGACGCTGCTGCGCGGGGCCTGGGCACCCAACGTGATCTGGTACCTGAGCGCCGAACCGCGGCGCTTCGGCGAGTTGCGCCACGACATCCCGCGCATCTCCGCGCGCGTCCTCAGCGCCAGGCTGCGCGAACTGGAGTCCCGTGGGCTGGTGACCAGGCGCGTGCTCGATACCTCGCCGCCGTCGGCCGAATACGCGCTCACGCCACTGGGGCGCGAACTGCTGCCGGCGATCGAAGCGCTGGCCCACGTGGGGCGCAAGCTGATCGACCAGTGGGAGCTTGGGGCGCACAGCGTCAAGGCACGCGGACGCCGCGCGGCCTGA
- a CDS encoding LysR substrate-binding domain-containing protein: MTLVQLRCLVAIADAGLNITLAAERVHATQPGLSKQLKQLEDELGFKLFVRKGKSLDAVTHAGRQVLERARVILAEAANIRSIAANLRNEAHGELRIGTTHTQARFALPASIAALNQSYPQVSVHLQPGQDADVLAQLESGRVDMAVISTAGAPPSIGIALPAYRWHRVVVAPTGHALARRALPPTLAELAAEPLISYDSSVKPESSLRRVFETAGLVPQIAMTAGDADLIKTYVRAGLGIGVLAEMAMLAADGDLRVLPADHLFPQCTTWIVLRREAVVREFVLEFIGRFAPHLDRRDVARVLAGDELPDAWPQAPHWRERAVALPDAA; this comes from the coding sequence ATGACCCTGGTCCAACTCCGCTGCCTGGTGGCTATCGCCGACGCCGGGCTCAACATCACCCTGGCCGCCGAACGCGTGCATGCGACCCAGCCGGGCCTCAGCAAGCAGCTCAAGCAGCTTGAGGATGAACTTGGCTTCAAGCTTTTCGTGCGCAAGGGCAAAAGCCTTGATGCGGTCACCCACGCCGGCCGCCAGGTGCTCGAACGCGCGCGGGTGATCCTGGCCGAGGCGGCCAACATCCGCTCGATCGCCGCGAACCTTCGCAACGAGGCGCATGGCGAACTGCGCATCGGCACGACCCACACCCAGGCGCGCTTTGCCCTGCCCGCCTCGATCGCGGCGCTCAACCAGTCCTACCCTCAGGTGAGCGTGCACCTGCAGCCGGGCCAGGATGCCGACGTGCTGGCCCAGCTCGAAAGCGGTCGGGTGGACATGGCCGTGATCAGCACGGCCGGTGCGCCGCCATCCATCGGCATCGCCCTGCCCGCCTACCGCTGGCATCGCGTGGTGGTCGCGCCGACGGGCCACGCCCTGGCGCGGCGCGCCCTGCCGCCCACGCTGGCCGAACTCGCCGCCGAGCCGCTGATCAGCTACGACTCCTCGGTCAAGCCGGAGTCTTCGCTGCGGCGGGTGTTCGAGACCGCGGGGCTGGTGCCGCAGATCGCGATGACCGCCGGCGACGCCGACCTGATCAAGACCTACGTCCGCGCGGGCCTGGGCATCGGCGTGCTGGCGGAGATGGCGATGCTGGCCGCCGACGGGGACCTGCGCGTGCTGCCGGCCGACCACCTGTTCCCGCAATGCACGACGTGGATCGTGTTGCGCCGGGAAGCGGTGGTACGCGAGTTCGTGCTGGAGTTCATCGGGCGGTTCGCACCGCATCTTGACCGCCGGGACGTGGCGCGCGTGCTGGCCGGCGACGAGCTGCCGGACGCATGGCCGCAGGCGCCGCACTGGCGCGAGCGGGCCGTGGCGCTTCCGGACGCTGCCTGA
- the cysG gene encoding siroheme synthase CysG, whose translation MKLYPLFVDLSHRAVLVVGGGAVAERKVAALLEAGAQVTVNAPELTPLLRGWVEQGALAHHPEPFREAWLDRVWLVVAATSDRATNALIAELAGLRRLFVNVVDDAQLSSFHVPAVIDRAPLTIAISSGGQAPMLARLLRERLESLLDHSLGALATLAARLRPRIRLRFTQAAARRRFYETLFSGPVATLLRQGREAEARRAAESALADEENTAAGSVVLVGAGPGDPGLLTLRGLRALNGADVILHDRLVSADVLALARRDAERIEVGKQAGRHYVTQQQIHALMLEHARAGRRVVRLKGGDPFVFGRGGEELEFLRAHGIPYEVVPGITAALACAAYAGVPLTHRDHAQSVRLLTAHCQVSHDTLDWAALAQENQTLAVYMGVGELATLQSRLLGHGRAPATPFALVENGSRADQRVVTGTLAQLAGRAAAHAVRSPALLILGEVATLAGSLAWFGAPPLGAGIDDFGEAGMAARVRQPVRQDGVLAALHQA comes from the coding sequence TTGAAGCTCTACCCGCTGTTCGTTGACCTCTCCCATCGCGCCGTCCTGGTGGTCGGTGGCGGCGCCGTGGCCGAGCGCAAGGTGGCGGCCTTGCTGGAGGCCGGCGCGCAGGTGACGGTGAATGCGCCCGAGCTGACGCCGCTGCTGCGAGGATGGGTGGAGCAGGGCGCTCTCGCCCATCATCCGGAGCCCTTCCGGGAGGCCTGGCTCGATCGCGTCTGGCTGGTCGTCGCGGCGACGTCCGATCGGGCGACCAACGCCCTGATCGCGGAGCTGGCGGGGCTGCGGCGGTTGTTCGTCAACGTGGTGGACGATGCGCAACTGTCCAGCTTCCACGTGCCCGCGGTGATCGACCGCGCACCGCTGACCATCGCGATTTCCAGCGGCGGCCAGGCGCCGATGCTGGCGCGCCTGCTGCGCGAGCGGCTGGAGAGCCTGCTGGATCATTCGCTGGGCGCGCTGGCCACGCTAGCGGCGCGGCTGCGTCCGCGCATCCGCCTGCGCTTCACGCAAGCGGCCGCGCGACGGCGCTTCTACGAAACGCTCTTCTCCGGGCCGGTGGCGACCCTGCTGCGACAAGGGCGCGAGGCCGAGGCGCGCCGCGCGGCGGAGAGCGCACTGGCCGACGAGGAGAACACGGCTGCGGGTTCGGTGGTGCTGGTCGGCGCAGGCCCCGGCGATCCGGGGCTGCTCACCCTGCGCGGCCTGCGCGCGCTCAACGGGGCGGACGTGATCCTGCATGACCGTCTGGTCAGCGCTGACGTCCTGGCGCTGGCGCGGCGCGATGCCGAGCGCATCGAGGTCGGCAAGCAGGCAGGCCGCCACTACGTCACCCAGCAACAGATCCACGCGTTGATGCTCGAACACGCCCGCGCGGGCCGCCGCGTCGTGCGACTCAAGGGCGGCGACCCGTTCGTGTTCGGGCGCGGCGGCGAAGAGCTCGAATTCCTCCGCGCCCACGGCATCCCTTACGAGGTGGTCCCAGGCATCACCGCGGCGCTCGCCTGCGCCGCCTACGCCGGCGTGCCGCTGACCCACCGCGACCACGCCCAGTCGGTGCGCCTGCTCACCGCCCACTGCCAGGTTTCGCACGACACACTGGACTGGGCCGCACTGGCGCAGGAGAACCAGACGCTGGCCGTCTACATGGGCGTGGGCGAGCTCGCCACCCTGCAGTCGCGGCTGCTCGGGCACGGGCGCGCGCCGGCCACGCCGTTCGCCCTGGTGGAGAACGGTTCGCGCGCCGACCAGCGCGTCGTGACCGGCACGCTGGCCCAGCTCGCCGGGCGCGCCGCGGCCCATGCGGTCCGTTCACCTGCGCTGCTGATACTCGGCGAGGTCGCCACGCTGGCGGGCTCGCTGGCGTGGTTCGGCGCGCCTCCGCTGGGCGCGGGCATCGACGACTTCGGCGAAGCGGGCATGGCGGCCCGCGTTCGCCAACCGGTGCGCCAGGACGGCGTACTCGCCGCGCTCCACCAGGCATGA
- the cysI gene encoding assimilatory sulfite reductase (NADPH) hemoprotein subunit — MPALSELEYIKDQSRQLRGSIADGLADPVTGAIGEADTKLLKFHGSYQQDDRDLREERRRQKLEPLYSFMLRARLPGGVVTPAQWLVFDRLARDYASSGLRITTRQTFQWHGILKRDLKPTIAAINDAMASTIAACGDVLRNVVSTPLPVQSDAHAEAYAWAAKLSEELAPKTTAYHELWLDGEKLVGEPEPEPLYGRTYLPRKFKIGLAIPPLNDIDVFAQDLGLIAIAEDGRLAGFNLAIGGGMGATHGDPGTYPRLAEVIGFVEPVQLRDAAEQIIAIQRDWGDRGERKYARLKYTLDRRGTDAFKAELERRLGFDLQAARPYRFEHNGDRYGWLQGSDGRWHLTLHVESGRLLDRAERRLLSGMRELAAAHTGDFRLTCNQNVIVANVQAADRERIDAIVAAHGLDGYRRQSAIRRHAIACVALPTCGLAMAESERYLPTILDKLEARLARHGLLDAPILLRVSGCPNGCSRPYLGEIALVGRAPGRYDLRLGADFAGQRLNSLYRENVDETAILEVLDRLFARYAVERAPDEGFGDFLLRSGVLAPPGPARRIPAEVIG, encoded by the coding sequence ATGCCAGCGCTTTCCGAACTCGAATACATCAAGGATCAAAGCCGGCAGTTGCGCGGCTCCATCGCCGACGGCCTGGCCGATCCGGTCACCGGCGCCATCGGCGAGGCCGACACGAAGTTGCTCAAGTTCCACGGCAGCTACCAGCAGGACGATCGCGACCTGCGCGAGGAACGACGCCGCCAGAAACTGGAGCCGCTCTACAGCTTCATGCTGCGCGCGCGCCTGCCCGGTGGCGTGGTCACGCCGGCGCAATGGCTGGTGTTCGACCGGCTCGCCCGCGACTACGCCAGCAGCGGCCTGCGTATCACCACGCGCCAGACGTTCCAGTGGCACGGCATCCTCAAACGCGACCTCAAGCCCACGATCGCGGCGATCAACGACGCCATGGCCAGCACCATCGCCGCCTGCGGCGACGTGCTGCGCAACGTGGTGAGTACCCCGTTGCCGGTGCAGTCGGACGCTCATGCCGAGGCCTACGCCTGGGCAGCGAAGCTGTCCGAGGAGCTCGCGCCGAAGACGACCGCCTACCACGAGCTCTGGCTCGATGGCGAAAAGCTGGTCGGCGAGCCCGAGCCCGAGCCGCTCTACGGCCGCACGTACCTGCCGCGCAAGTTCAAGATCGGTCTGGCGATCCCGCCGCTCAACGATATCGACGTGTTCGCGCAGGACCTGGGGCTGATCGCCATTGCCGAGGACGGCCGCCTCGCCGGCTTCAACCTCGCCATCGGCGGCGGCATGGGCGCCACCCACGGCGATCCCGGCACCTATCCGCGCCTGGCCGAGGTGATCGGCTTCGTCGAGCCGGTGCAGTTGCGCGACGCGGCCGAACAGATTATCGCCATCCAGCGCGACTGGGGCGACCGCGGCGAGCGCAAGTACGCGCGGCTGAAGTACACGCTGGACCGGCGCGGCACCGATGCGTTCAAGGCCGAACTGGAGCGGCGCCTGGGCTTCGACCTGCAGGCCGCGCGCCCGTACCGCTTCGAGCACAACGGCGACCGCTACGGCTGGTTGCAGGGCAGCGATGGTCGCTGGCATCTCACCCTGCATGTCGAATCCGGCCGCCTGCTCGACCGCGCTGAGCGCCGGTTGCTCAGCGGCATGCGCGAACTGGCGGCGGCGCACACCGGCGACTTCCGCCTCACCTGCAACCAGAACGTGATCGTCGCGAATGTCCAAGCGGCCGATCGCGAACGCATCGACGCCATCGTTGCCGCCCATGGCCTGGACGGCTACCGCCGGCAGAGCGCGATCCGGCGCCACGCGATCGCCTGCGTGGCGCTGCCGACCTGCGGCCTGGCCATGGCCGAGAGCGAGCGCTACCTGCCGACGATCCTGGACAAGCTCGAGGCGCGACTGGCGCGCCACGGTCTGCTGGACGCACCGATCCTGCTGCGCGTCTCCGGTTGCCCGAACGGCTGCTCCCGGCCGTACCTGGGCGAAATCGCGCTGGTCGGCCGCGCGCCCGGCCGCTACGACCTGCGCCTGGGTGCCGACTTCGCCGGCCAGCGGCTGAATTCCCTCTACCGCGAGAACGTGGACGAGACGGCGATTCTGGAGGTCCTCGACCGTCTGTTCGCCCGCTATGCGGTCGAGCGGGCGCCCGACGAAGGTTTCGGCGATTTCCTGCTGCGCAGCGGTGTCCTCGCGCCGCCGGGACCTGCGCGCCGCATTCCGGCAGAGGTGATCGGATGA
- a CDS encoding LysR family transcriptional regulator, producing MDRLDVMRLFTRIVERRSFTLAAQDLGLLRSTATQAIKQLEARLGVRLLQRTTRQVRPTLDGEAYYRRCIAILDEVEDAEAAFSGAKPRGQLRVDVQGTLARHFVLPALPQFLADHPQLQLHIGEGDRLVDLVREGVDCVLRVGDLHDSAMVGRRLALLEEVTCASPDYLARHGTPDGIEGLDGHRAVGFVSSAIGAVLPLEFVVAGSVRHVHLPATLTVAGADTYIAAARLGLGLVQVPRYHVEEDLAAGRLVNVLPDFPPTPTPVSLLYPHNRQLSPRVRVFIDWLVREFGKRLPAAGSRL from the coding sequence ATGGACCGGCTGGACGTGATGCGCCTTTTCACCCGCATCGTGGAGCGGCGCAGCTTCACGCTGGCGGCGCAGGACCTGGGGCTGCTGCGCTCCACCGCGACCCAGGCGATCAAGCAACTGGAGGCACGGCTGGGCGTGCGGCTGCTCCAGCGCACCACTCGTCAGGTGCGTCCCACGCTCGACGGCGAGGCGTACTACCGCCGCTGCATCGCGATCCTGGACGAGGTGGAGGATGCCGAGGCGGCCTTCAGCGGCGCCAAGCCGCGCGGCCAGTTGCGGGTCGACGTACAGGGCACGCTGGCGCGCCACTTCGTGCTGCCCGCGCTGCCGCAGTTTCTCGCCGACCATCCGCAACTGCAGTTGCACATCGGCGAGGGCGACCGGTTGGTTGATCTGGTGCGCGAGGGCGTGGACTGCGTGCTGCGCGTGGGCGACCTGCACGACAGCGCAATGGTCGGCCGGCGCCTGGCCCTGCTGGAGGAAGTCACCTGCGCCAGTCCGGACTACCTGGCGCGGCACGGTACGCCCGACGGCATCGAGGGGTTGGACGGGCACCGTGCGGTCGGCTTCGTCTCCTCCGCCATCGGTGCGGTGCTGCCGCTGGAATTCGTCGTGGCCGGCAGCGTCCGCCACGTACACCTGCCGGCGACGCTCACGGTCGCCGGTGCGGACACCTACATTGCTGCCGCTCGGCTGGGCCTGGGACTGGTCCAGGTGCCGCGCTATCACGTGGAAGAGGATCTGGCCGCGGGGCGCCTGGTCAACGTACTGCCCGACTTCCCGCCGACACCGACGCCCGTCTCGTTGCTCTACCCGCACAACCGGCAACTGTCGCCGCGGGTGCGGGTATTCATCGACTGGCTGGTACGCGAGTTCGGCAAGCGGCTACCGGCAGCCGGTAGCCGCTTGTGA
- the gstA gene encoding glutathione transferase GstA — protein sequence MKLYYMPGACSLSPHIVAREAGIDLQLVKVDGKTKRTENGDDFLAINPKGYVPALELDDGQLLTEGPAIVQYLADLKPASGLAPANGTLARYRLQEVLGYINSEIHKSYSPLFKPETPEATRQERKDYLRKRYALIESALATHPWLLGDRFTAADAYLFTVTNWAKHVDLDLSDFPAIQAFQHRMLERPAVQEVMDAEGLARRAAAA from the coding sequence ATGAAGCTCTACTACATGCCCGGCGCCTGCTCGCTTTCCCCGCACATCGTCGCGCGCGAGGCCGGCATCGACCTTCAGCTGGTGAAGGTCGACGGCAAGACCAAGCGCACGGAAAACGGCGACGACTTCCTGGCGATCAACCCCAAGGGCTACGTGCCCGCGCTGGAGCTGGACGACGGCCAGCTGCTGACCGAAGGCCCGGCGATCGTGCAGTACCTGGCCGACCTCAAGCCCGCCTCGGGCCTGGCGCCCGCCAACGGCACGCTGGCGCGCTACCGCCTGCAGGAAGTGCTCGGCTACATCAACTCCGAGATCCACAAGTCCTACAGCCCGCTGTTCAAGCCGGAGACCCCCGAGGCGACGCGGCAGGAGCGCAAGGACTACCTGCGCAAGCGCTATGCCCTGATCGAAAGCGCCCTGGCGACCCATCCGTGGCTGCTCGGCGACCGCTTCACCGCGGCCGACGCCTACCTGTTCACGGTGACCAACTGGGCAAAGCACGTGGACCTGGACCTGTCCGACTTCCCGGCCATCCAGGCGTTCCAGCACCGCATGCTGGAGCGACCGGCGGTGCAGGAGGTGATGGATGCCGAAGGCCTCGCCCGCCGCGCTGCGGCCGCGTGA